In the genome of Saccharomonospora viridis DSM 43017, one region contains:
- a CDS encoding TMEM165/GDT1 family protein has protein sequence MSAALLAFVTTFALVTAVELPDKTFVATLVLTTRFRHDAVLVGAVAAFVGQALIAVGFGSALTFLPDQLVSVIVGALFGLGAAMLLREGFRTGEDSAHDAARGGAPATFRRASLTSFGVLFAAEWGDASQLATAGLVARSAQPFAVGLGALTALITVATVAVLLGRKIRSRLRPRLLQRVAGFVFAGLSALAFGNALLG, from the coding sequence ATGTCAGCCGCTCTTCTGGCTTTTGTGACGACGTTCGCGTTGGTGACGGCCGTCGAACTCCCCGATAAGACATTTGTCGCGACACTGGTGCTCACCACGCGTTTTCGGCATGACGCGGTTCTCGTCGGCGCAGTGGCCGCGTTCGTCGGACAGGCACTCATCGCCGTCGGATTCGGCAGCGCACTGACATTCCTGCCCGATCAGCTGGTGTCCGTGATCGTCGGAGCGCTGTTCGGTCTCGGTGCCGCCATGCTGCTGCGTGAGGGTTTCCGAACCGGTGAGGACTCCGCACACGACGCGGCACGAGGGGGAGCCCCCGCCACATTCCGGCGCGCGAGCCTGACCTCGTTCGGAGTGTTGTTCGCGGCGGAATGGGGCGATGCCTCACAACTCGCCACAGCGGGCCTGGTGGCGCGTTCGGCGCAGCCCTTCGCCGTGGGTCTCGGCGCACTCACCGCGCTCATCACCGTCGCGACGGTCGCGGTGCTGCTCGGCCGCAAGATCCGTTCCCGGCTGCGACCCCGACTGCTGCAACGCGTGGCCGGATTCGTCTTCGCCGGGCTCTCCGCCCTGGCCTTCGGCAACGCGCTCCTCGGCTGA